In Drosophila busckii strain San Diego stock center, stock number 13000-0081.31 chromosome 3R, ASM1175060v1, whole genome shotgun sequence, the sequence GCATCTGATTTCGCTGAATCAAGTGGATTATCTTTGGTTTCTGCATTAGACTTGGGCACAGCCCCCGCCAGCACGGCTGCATAAGATGTGCTCGGCTCCACCAAGTTGCTATGATTGTTTGCTGGCGGAAGCAGTGTCTCCTCCAAACGCTTGCTTAGCATCTCACGCTGCTGCATTTCCTCCTGCTTCTGCTTGGCATTGGCGCGACGTTTGATTTGGTTGGCGAGGCGTAAAGCCTGCGGTGAGCTGCCCCAAGTATACATGCGCTCCTGCTCATCTACAGCTAGCTACAAATGCGAAAAGCCTTAATATTGCAGAGCGAAATGTCTAAGTCTAGCAACAACTAACAACTTACGTTTGTAAAAAATTTCGTATGTATCAGTCTTATGCTGCAGTCGCTCAACTCGAGGCGTAGTGGTAAACTCGTTTTACTCTCCGTTTGTCCTTGCTCATCGCAGCCAATGCCCAGCTGCCCAAAATGATTGGAGCCAAAGACGTACAGTTCATTTACACTGTCATTAGTAGCCGGAGTATAATTATTTCTCTGAACCTGGCACAGCACCAAGCTATGAGCATGTCCCAGacttatttgtaaaattttctGAAATTCGCCaggcaaatatataaataaaatgcaaattgtggtaattatttaatacacaCCTTGTACTTAAAAAAACTGACTAGAGTGGGTGTAGCTAGATTCTCCGGGCTTCCGTTGCCCAATTGGCCATAGATGCCccagctaaatattaaataaatttattttaaaattatattacttttacttttgttgcttcTGACTTACCCCCACATATAGAGCTTGCCATCCGCTACGGCAGCATTATGATATTGTCCAGCCTCAAGCATGGTAATGTTCATGCCATCCAGCGCCGTTAACAGCATCGGCTGCAGCGCCATTTGCATATGCTGACCAATGCCCAATTGGCATAGATTATTGTTGCCCATGGCATACAGCTATAAATGGAATACACATTAAACTAGCGCTCAGCGTTTTGCAATGCACAACCTACGCCATTATTGGTCAGTATAAGCGtgtgctgcctgccacacttTATGGCATGCACCTCCAGGTTTAGCTGTGAGAGCAGCTCCAAGGTCTTTACCGCATAAGCTGGCTCCGGTGGCTCTGTAATGTACGAAACCACTTAGCAATTTAAActcgatttaatttaaagcaagccAATCGTACCTGTAGATTTTTGAGCGCTGTAACATAGGGGCACGCCGCTGGAGCCCCAGAAATAAGCAACGCCGTCCACAACGCAGGCGCCATAGGCACAACCCGCTGAGATGGGCTTGAAGCGTGAACTCTCAATAGCAAACTGCAAGCACATTAAAAcagttacaataaatatttattaaagcagcAGAGCTACTTGCCTGATTGTCTTCATAGTTTATGCGAAAATTCGATAGAGCATTTATGATGGCGTCGTGTTTGACGCGCTGCGATTCCAAATGTATAAGCACGGCCAAATAGGTTTCGATTAGATATTTACAGAATTCAAAAAGATGCGCATATTTTTCATTAGcactggagctgctgctgtgtgaaATAATAGGacgcagtgcagcagcaaagggATTCAATTGCTTGGAAAGACGCTGCagttaaaagaaatatataaattagttatatttgtttttttctgaGCATTAGCGCTGGGGGCTCACCTGCAACACACAGGGTCGTATGTGCTCCAGCTTGTTTTGTATAAAACAGAAGAATTCCATTGCCACATATGGCAAGTAAGTTATTGTTTCCATAAATAAGCACTCGCTTAGATTGTACAGACAAACGTTTAACTCATTGTACCAGCCAAATTCCTGAGCCACAACGCTTACCAAGGCATTGAATGTATCAAGGCAAACGCCACGCATTTTGGCCAATATAACTGCAGCTGAGAACAGACCGCTCTGGCAAAGCACAATGCTGGTCATATTGGTGTGATACTTGCTATTCGTTACCAAAAAGTTCCTATAATTTTCAAGCAAAATTAGTTTCGACTTATACAAATCTGAAAAGTTCACTTGCACTCACCACAAAGGCAAATAGTTCTTATCGTTGACAGCCTTCTCGGCCAGCGTTATGAGCAGCAAATTGGCCAAATGAAACTGTGATGATGGCGACATTTGCAGCGCGCTTATTGATTCATCCACGCCATAAAGATAATCGCTGCAGCTTTCGCCAGAATTAACCACCGCACTCTTATCCTTCTCAATCAGCGGCAAAATCTCACGCACATCCTCCGAATGACGATACGTAATGTCTGGCAATAGGCCCTTCAACAGTGTATGACAAAAGTAACGGGTGCGCAATATATAGCTGCATTTGAGTGCCATGGCACAGAGCTGCATCAGTGGAAACGTATGGCCATACATGGCCAGCTTGAGAGCAGTGCGTATGGGCTTCACCCTCGCCACATTATACGTAATGAGCGCCTGTGTAATCTTTTTGCGACGCAGCAAATAATCGCCAGCGAATTCAATGCAGTGCTCAAATGATAAATCAAATGTATTGCAAAAATCGCGGCATTGATTCCATTCGCTGATCAACGCTGCATCTAAGAACAACTCGAATGGCGCCTTTCTGTAAATAATAAGATTAACTATTAGCTATCCGCAACTGCACATATAGCTGCGTACTCACTTTAGCTGTATAGTGTAGACATTTTTGTTGGTTATAACGTAGCAAGGATCGTAATTGATTTTGGGAAACTCTGCCTGCATTATTTCCATTTGGCGCAGTGAGTATTCGCTGCTAACATCAACGGACTCATAAAACTGCACATAGTCCATTGGTGTGTGTATGTCCTTCAACTCAAATGCCTTGGCCTTTTCCTCTTTGCTTAGCGCCTCCAATTGAACTGTCCCATTATTGTCCGCACGAAACTGTGCCATTTGATAGAGATGCAGGACTGTCTCGTGTTCAAAGCGAAAGAGCGCCAACTGTGCTTGCTGATTGAATTTCTATAATAGAAAGAGGCAGATATGGCGTAAGTAATTCTAACATTAAATGTTAATCTTGTGGCGGTAGCGCCTGTTAGGGCACTCTTACATTATCTTCGGTGGCATGCTGCGAGGCCATTGCGCTGCTGATAATGCTAACAGCATTGATGGCATTACTGGGCATATCGCTGTGATCCATACTCGATGCGCTCGTCGTTGCGCTGGTATCATCACTTTTGTTAGTCGTGTTAGCTTCCACTTTTTCCGAGTCGGCATCAAGGCTTTCTTTCTCAGTATTCGCCAGCAGTGGCTCCTCCAGCGAAGAAGGTGCCGTAGCCGTTGAGCTGGCTGTATCATTGCCACTATTTAGATTTACATATTGTATGCTGTAGAGTATATTGGAGCTAATCAGGATGTCCACACAGTGTTTGGGTATTTTGTATAAGAACAACGGCTTCAGATTTATATCAATGCTATGCACCGTTAAACTGCAGCTACTGCTATGTAAGGCGCTCAAGAGGTAAGTGCTGCGCAGATTCTGTATTGTATAGTGGGATCCATTGGTATTTCCCAGCGGCTCTGGTGTTACCGAAGGCGAGTCCATAATAGCAAACGAACCCATATGGTTGTCAGGCATAACTGCAAGTAGCTAAAACTAATCAATATTTCTGTTATACCATATGTTTAAGGGCTTACATTCATCAAACTTTTGTCGTTGGTCAGACAGGCGCATCTTGATGGCCTGAAGCTTTTTGGAGCCCAAACTTTTGAGTGACGCTAGGCGTGCACGCGTGGCGGGCAATATGCCATCGAAGCTATTGACTcccagctgttgctgttgaaaacGCATACCTGCATTTTCGCTAACCGCGGGTGGAGCTGCTGGCGTACACGCATTGTCCTCACTATCCGCTGCGAGCAGCTCCGGCGTAGTTGCCAccactgttgctgtttgt encodes:
- the LOC108603122 gene encoding uncharacterized protein LOC108603122 — translated: MAVNSHSDLKDLHIFELRPLITNFSCKLSAVTVSPYDEKQFLCLVSEENDIVLRYINNAGQEVFKMISWFRRSNRVIHDVCFDPAGTWLLVLCFDNTLHILPALSLVDRTHNLAASSLYSMTQITSYIIPFVGPHECPNSKLCPNHSTMLSETLEEQADQMADNLEHIRLDKEADNIEAEALGQDLPDYMLANGPEAAATAEHEHMADATGNSQVMASSFMASKTCPYPLSVVWWKTYQGLNRAIIGYSDGSICFVGLSPNCPMIASTTIQSGSVVRLTICKDNTFDGVMLLITSSLKEQFKLLLEQKAISYVYPGDSSPTTREGAWQIVMSVHAKQQTGVSNEARQSNSSDPASDSSQLDEDVFAPAGSEDVAPTTQTATVVATTPELLAADSEDNACTPAAPPAVSENAGMRFQQQQLGVNSFDGILPATRARLASLKSLGSKKLQAIKMRLSDQRQKFDEFMPDNHMGSFAIMDSPSVTPEPLGNTNGSHYTIQNLRSTYLLSALHSSSCSLTVHSIDINLKPLFLYKIPKHCVDILISSNILYSIQYVNLNSGNDTASSTATAPSSLEEPLLANTEKESLDADSEKVEANTTNKSDDTSATTSASSMDHSDMPSNAINAVSIISSAMASQHATEDNKFNQQAQLALFRFEHETVLHLYQMAQFRADNNGTVQLEALSKEEKAKAFELKDIHTPMDYVQFYESVDVSSEYSLRQMEIMQAEFPKINYDPCYVITNKNVYTIQLKKAPFELFLDAALISEWNQCRDFCNTFDLSFEHCIEFAGDYLLRRKKITQALITYNVARVKPIRTALKLAMYGHTFPLMQLCAMALKCSYILRTRYFCHTLLKGLLPDITYRHSEDVREILPLIEKDKSAVVNSGESCSDYLYGVDESISALQMSPSSQFHLANLLLITLAEKAVNDKNYLPLWNFLVTNSKYHTNMTSIVLCQSGLFSAAVILAKMRGVCLDTFNALVSVVAQEFGWYNELNVCLYNLSECLFMETITYLPYVAMEFFCFIQNKLEHIRPCVLQRLSKQLNPFAAALRPIISHSSSSSANEKYAHLFEFCKYLIETYLAVLIHLESQRVKHDAIINALSNFRINYEDNQFAIESSRFKPISAGCAYGACVVDGVAYFWGSSGVPLCYSAQKSTEPPEPAYAVKTLELLSQLNLEVHAIKCGRQHTLILTNNGLYAMGNNNLCQLGIGQHMQMALQPMLLTALDGMNITMLEAGQYHNAAVADGKLYMWGWGIYGQLGNGSPENLATPTLVSFFKYKKILQISLGHAHSLVLCQVQRNNYTPATNDSVNELYVFGSNHFGQLGIGCDEQGQTESKTSLPLRLELSDCSIRLIHTKFFTNLAVDEQERMYTWGSSPQALRLANQIKRRANAKQKQEEMQQREMLSKRLEETLLPPANNHSNLVEPSTSYAAVLAGAVPKSNAETKDNPLDSAKSDASDVINATLTANIAASASVAVQTMQPSEPDPSEHMTPHLVDTSEVAGQILQISSGLFHYALISSTCTLYTWGKNLEHQLGTEDKDRRTVLKPSPIDSIERPMYVDCGADFTLVMTTDHVVKAFGGNSNGQCGRDLGASLDRMRQRVVCLPTTKRLMRFESQCVEAPVEINLPRPRIRLDQEPVRYLKVMPPYQPHFLQQANISFDQGYAATPNYKSSSDQAGTGQDSDDLLSSLENLSHNDGSYSYNIAQPGGDANSSLDMDYSPEEQSYVQLPNQTPAATATANVAAALLGEDDDISSCTRSSEATDVAAMQPLRHYIHYCLYAFHGLYNPDKISECARVHRNEYRIRICMLNFRFVEAFQLCLHSCDTAQRTLKLFEYFSKDTGYVPLKRPDLKHLIYHMCLHFMERKFDMLDCERFFMSDLDYYLLELAYVFYFNNNNSTLEQNLNQKFKLLIAATDSNQSDTQALLQDTDAIFDSFSVKFKTLLCQRLLSYCESDANASN